A stretch of Elephas maximus indicus isolate mEleMax1 chromosome 20, mEleMax1 primary haplotype, whole genome shotgun sequence DNA encodes these proteins:
- the FAM240A gene encoding protein FAM240A, with product MNSQYVHREVFCRNTCNELRRFWEKEIGKQTYYRESEKHRLGRSALRKLREEWRQKLETKLRLRNNPDETEKKANVG from the exons ATGAACAGTCAATACGTCCACCGGGAGGTCTTCTGCAGGAACACCTGTAACGAGCTCAGACGCTTCTGGGAAAAGGAGATTGGCAAACAGACTTACTACCGAGAATCAGAGAAACACCGTCTGGGAAGAAGTGCCCTGAGAAA GCTCAGAGAAGAATGGAGGCAGAAGCTGGAAACAAAGCTGAGGCTACGGAATAACCCAGATGAGACTGAAAAGAAGGCAAATGTTGGCTGA